The Paenibacillus amylolyticus genome contains the following window.
CCACGCTCCCAGGCAAAGTACGCTTGTTGTTCCAGCCATCGGAGGAAAAAGCAACGGGTGCACGGCAAGTGATCCAGAGCGGCGCATTATCCGATGTTCGGGCCGTATTCGGGTTGCATAACAAGCCTGATCTTCAGGTGGGTACGGTAGGCATTCGGGAAGGCGCATTGATGGCGGCGGCAGACGGTTTTGTTGTCAAAGTGGAAGGTGTCGGCACCCATCCAGCCGTGCCTGAAGCAGGCATTGATCCGATCGTGGTTGCCGCACATATCGTTACGGCTCTACAGGCGATTGTGAGTCGTAATGTGGGCGCACAGGAGAGTGCCGTTATCAGCGTCACCAAGCTCCACAGCGGTACAGCCTGGAACGTCATTCCGGATGAAGCCATTCTCGATGGCACGGTGCGTACCTTTGATGAGAAAGTGCGTGCCCGGATTCGCGAGCGTTTCAATCAGGTGGTGTCGGGTGTAGCGGCGGCCTATGGCACACGGGCTACGGTTCGCTGGATTCAGGGACCACCTGCCGTGGTCAACGATGCATCTCTCGCATCTGCGGCGGAGCAGGTTGCAAGTGAAATTGGGCTGAATCATGTTAGACCGATACCTTCCCCAGCAGGAGAGGACTTCTCTTTTTATCAAAAAGAAGTTCCGGGATTGTTCCTCTTCCTGGGCACCTCTGGCCCGAACGAATGGCATCATCCTGGCTTTGATGTGGATGAACGTGCGCTGCCGCTGGGCGCATATCTTCTGGCTGCACTGGCTGAACGGGCACTGCATACTGTCCAAGCACAACAGGAGGGATAGGTTTAGCGAGTCTCTGGATCATATCCGGATCGAAACGGTTCCGTTCTGCGGTAACCGTTTTTTCGTATTTCTTTTTGTAGCAATAGCATGGTAGAGACGATGAGTTGTTGAATCTTATCAGAGGGTGTAGTGATGGCGAGGGCTGGCGCAGAAGCGTCAGCTCTGTTTGGGTTTTCTTACAGGAGGCAATGGAGAAACGAATGAGGTGCAGTTTTTTTAAAATGGAAATATTTGTTGACGCTACTCCGAAGGATGTGCTATATTTTTCTCGACCTTTAATCGTAATAATTACTATTAGTAAAAAAAGAAGAACAGGAGTAGTTGCTGCGATGAAACAGGAGATCGAATTTATCAAGTTCAGTCCCACCCAAAACATGACGATTCTGGTTAAAACGGTTCATGCAGCCGAGAACTACAGTCATATTGCTACCCGTCTAATGTCGTATGATAACGTTTACGCTGAACAAGTGGGATTCATTGAACCAGCGAGGAGACCGGAAGCTGTGGCTCGTCTGGAAATGGCCGGAGGCGAGTTCTGTGGCAATGCCTGTATGGCACTTGCAGCTCACTACGCATCTGAAGCAGGGCTGGCACAACAGGAGACTTTGGATATCGTGTTGGAGGTTTCCGGAACGGATCAACTGATCATGTGCCATGTGAAGAAGCAGCAGAATGAGTACAACTGTCAGGTAAACATGCCGGTTCCGAAGCAGATTGAGCAGCGAACAATCCGGTACGAAGGGATCGAGCTGGATATGGTGATCATCCGGTACGCCGAGTTCATCCACATCGTGATTGAAGTTGATGACTTTGACGATCTGATGAAGAAGAGGGCACAGAGCCTTGCACGGTTACTGGGACTAACACTGGGAGATAAGCTGATCGGCATCTTGTTATATCAATCGAACTCGGCAGAAATGGCCCCGCTCATCTATGTTCCGGAGCTGGATAGTCTGATCTGGGAGAGAGGATGTGGCTCGGGTACGGCCTCCGTGGGAGCCTATCTCGCATGGAGTCAGCAGAGGCAGATTACGCAGCATATCAAGCAACCGGGTGGTGCAATTAAAGTGGAGGCCCATTGGAATGGCGCAGATCTTGGGAGCATTACGATTGAGGGATCGGTTGGCATCGTGGCACAGGGCAAAGCCTTTATCGATGCTCCAGCAGAATGGAGCTTTGTAAACGCATGAGGTACATGAACCATGATCGAGACGAGTATGGAGGGAAAAAGAAATGATCACATTGGTCCATTTTCAGACATGTTTGAGTGAATTCGGAGAGAAATTTGATCAGCTCGCGAGCAGGTATGATCATACGATTCAACATAGTGCGGAGCTGGAGGCTGCGATCAACGACTACTCCCGCTTTGTGACCGATCAGGAGAATAAGGCAGCCTGGGAACAGTTGGAGCCTTCGGAGCTGGAAGAACTGGATTCGCTTATATGGCAACTACGTAATAAATCCGCTCAGTGTGTGGCGATCATGGAGAAATATCGTGCATTGAAGTTGGAGAACGGGGATGTGCATATTGCCGATTATTTCAAAAACATCGAGGAGTGTATCGATAAAGAATTCGGCAGCTTCCATGTCACCTCTGATTCCAGCGTATTGTTGGTAGGCTCCGGTTCCTTCCCCATGACACCATTACTCATCGCCAAGCGAACAGGTGCAGAGGTCGTCGGGATCGATATTGATGAAGAATCCATTACACTCGGGCAGAAGGTGGTGGAGACACTGGGCGCGGGTTTGAAGATTCGTTTGGAGTCAACATTGCTGGAAAATCTGGAGTATACCCAGGAAGCAACACATATCATTTTCAGCTCTACGGTGGCGCCTAAATATGAGTTGCTCGATCAACTGCATGCCCTGACGAATGCACAGGTCGTTGTAGCCATGAGATATGGGGACCAGTTGAAGTCTTTATTCAATTATCCGATGGAGGAGACGGACCGTAGCAAATGGAAGCTGGTGGACCAGATTCTGCGCCCGGATGATGTGTTCGATATTGCGTTGTACCAGAAAGCATAGGATGCAAATGCATCCAAGTGCATCTCGACTGCATCTCAAGTACATCATAGTACATCATAGTACATCAGAGTACA
Protein-coding sequences here:
- a CDS encoding amidohydrolase, with amino-acid sequence MKSDLEQPKQQAEEQVQDPEHELHGERAEEFAERLITIRRHLHRNPELSGEERETTAAIRSWLEEEGVRIADEYVLRTGLIAEVGQGDGPVVALRADIDALPIQEETKLEFASQVAGKMHACGHDAHTAILIGAARLLKQRESTLPGKVRLLFQPSEEKATGARQVIQSGALSDVRAVFGLHNKPDLQVGTVGIREGALMAAADGFVVKVEGVGTHPAVPEAGIDPIVVAAHIVTALQAIVSRNVGAQESAVISVTKLHSGTAWNVIPDEAILDGTVRTFDEKVRARIRERFNQVVSGVAAAYGTRATVRWIQGPPAVVNDASLASAAEQVASEIGLNHVRPIPSPAGEDFSFYQKEVPGLFLFLGTSGPNEWHHPGFDVDERALPLGAYLLAALAERALHTVQAQQEG
- a CDS encoding diaminopimelate epimerase, producing MKQEIEFIKFSPTQNMTILVKTVHAAENYSHIATRLMSYDNVYAEQVGFIEPARRPEAVARLEMAGGEFCGNACMALAAHYASEAGLAQQETLDIVLEVSGTDQLIMCHVKKQQNEYNCQVNMPVPKQIEQRTIRYEGIELDMVIIRYAEFIHIVIEVDDFDDLMKKRAQSLARLLGLTLGDKLIGILLYQSNSAEMAPLIYVPELDSLIWERGCGSGTASVGAYLAWSQQRQITQHIKQPGGAIKVEAHWNGADLGSITIEGSVGIVAQGKAFIDAPAEWSFVNA
- a CDS encoding SAM-dependent methyltransferase; the encoded protein is MITLVHFQTCLSEFGEKFDQLASRYDHTIQHSAELEAAINDYSRFVTDQENKAAWEQLEPSELEELDSLIWQLRNKSAQCVAIMEKYRALKLENGDVHIADYFKNIEECIDKEFGSFHVTSDSSVLLVGSGSFPMTPLLIAKRTGAEVVGIDIDEESITLGQKVVETLGAGLKIRLESTLLENLEYTQEATHIIFSSTVAPKYELLDQLHALTNAQVVVAMRYGDQLKSLFNYPMEETDRSKWKLVDQILRPDDVFDIALYQKA